The DNA window GCCATAATGCAGCCTTTACCGGCCATCGACAGCATCTCGGCGTCGTTCATGCCGTCGCCGAAAGCGATGCAATCGGACAGACTGTAGCCGAGCATTTTCGCCACCGCCTCCAGCGCATGCCCCTTCGATACCCCGCCCGCCATCACCTCCAGGCAGGTTAAGGTGGAGAAGCTGACGTTCACGCGATCGCCCCAGCGGGCGTTCATCGCCTGCTCAAGCGGCAGTAGATGTTCGTGATCCTCACAGGTAAAGAACACCTTGCTGATCCCCTGCGGATCCAGTACGCCCGGCTCATACAGCTTGTAGTTAAACACCGCCTCTTTGAAAAAGCGCATCTCTTCCGGGCGATGGCGGTTCATATACCACTCATCTTCCCGATAGACGTTAGTGACAATTTTCGGGTCGTTGCGCACGATTTCAAACAGGTCGGCGGCAATATCGCGGTCGAGGTTATGGGCGAAAATTTGCTGGCCATCGCTATCGTGAACGCGGGCGCCATTAGAGGTGATCATGTACGACCGGATGCCGAGATTATCGCGGATCTGCCCGACGTCGATGTAGTGTCGGCCAGTGGCGAAGACGAAATTGATCCCACGAGCGGTAAGCAGCTTCAGCGTCTCTTTGGCATACGGGGTCAGGAAATGATCGGGGGAAAGCAGCGTGCCGTCTAAATCAGACGCAACAACCTGGTACATAAAAAAGTTAACCTCTAAGCAGGGCGACGAGCGTTATCGTCGGATTAAGTATGTCGATTGAAAAACTCGACGATGGCATTGAGCGCGACTGAGCGCATAGCGTCCTTTTCAAAAAGGATCTCATGGTATGCCCCTTCAATGACGAGCGGCTTTCCGCCCTCACAGGGATGGCCGGCGGCGGCCCGTAATTCACAATAGCGGTCGTGCATCAGATTATCGACCACCCGCTCCTCTTCCGCCTGCAGCAGCAGCGTCGGGGCCGTATCTTTCTCCACATTCGCCAGCACTTCATCACCGGCCAGCATGCCTTCGCGCACCCAGTGCCAGGTCGGGCCGCCGACCTGCAGTCGCGGCTCGTCGGCATAGAAGCGCAGGTTACGACGATAGCGTTGTCGACTGTGCGTCAGCACGTTAACGGCAAAAGGCAGCGCCCGCCAGCGTCCGGTGCCGATGGCATACTCTTCGCGAATGCGCTGATGGCCCTCAGCCCAGTCGAGAATATGCCGCACCATCCAGTCCGGCAGCCGAATGATAATCCCGAACATCGGCGCGCAGAGCGCAATGGCATCGCAATGCGCCTGGTAGCGTTGCAGAAAAAGCGTGGCAATCGCCCCGCCCATAGAGTGAGCGAGGATAAACCGTTTTCGCCAGTGGCCCGGGACCACCTGCTGCTGCCAGAGCGCAGCCAGGTCATCAACATAATCGCTGAAGTTAACCACGTGCCCGCGGTGGGTATCAGAGAGCAGACGACCCGAGCGTCCCTGGCCGCGATGATCAATGATCATTACGTCAAAGCCGCTGTGAAAGAGATCGTAGGCCACTTCAGCATACTTCACGTAGCTTTCAATGCGCCCGGGGCAAATCAGCACCAGCCGATCGTTATTTTGCGCGCAAAAGCGAACAAAGCGTACCGGTACATCATCGACGCCTTTAAATTCAGCCTCTTCGCGCTGTCGCCAGAAATCCGTCAGCGGCCCCATGCTAAAGGCCGCAAACGCGTTTTCTCGTGTTTCCCAGTCCTTTTTCTGCCCAAACATCGGGTTTACACCCCTGTTAACCGCTGAAAATCGTTTTTTTGCCGTGTATCACACAATGCTGACACAATAGCGTATTGTGGCATAAAAACAGACAATCAGGGAGTTTCTCATGACCATTGAGTGGTGGTTCGCCTACCTGCTGACATCAATCATTCTCAGCCTGTCCCCGGGTTCCGGAGCGATTAATACCATGACCACCTCCATTAACCACGGTTACCGCGGCGCGGCGGCGTCGATTGCCGGTTTGCAGACCGGGCTGGCCATTCATATCGTGCTGGTCGGCGTCGGCCTCGGCACTCTCTTCTCCCGCTCGGTGCTGGCC is part of the Klebsiella quasipneumoniae subsp. quasipneumoniae genome and encodes:
- the yigL gene encoding sugar/pyridoxal phosphate phosphatase YigL is translated as MYQVVASDLDGTLLSPDHFLTPYAKETLKLLTARGINFVFATGRHYIDVGQIRDNLGIRSYMITSNGARVHDSDGQQIFAHNLDRDIAADLFEIVRNDPKIVTNVYREDEWYMNRHRPEEMRFFKEAVFNYKLYEPGVLDPQGISKVFFTCEDHEHLLPLEQAMNARWGDRVNVSFSTLTCLEVMAGGVSKGHALEAVAKMLGYSLSDCIAFGDGMNDAEMLSMAGKGCIMANAHQRLKDLHPELEVIGSNADDAVPHYLRKLYLD
- the pldB gene encoding lysophospholipase L2, with amino-acid sequence MFGQKKDWETRENAFAAFSMGPLTDFWRQREEAEFKGVDDVPVRFVRFCAQNNDRLVLICPGRIESYVKYAEVAYDLFHSGFDVMIIDHRGQGRSGRLLSDTHRGHVVNFSDYVDDLAALWQQQVVPGHWRKRFILAHSMGGAIATLFLQRYQAHCDAIALCAPMFGIIIRLPDWMVRHILDWAEGHQRIREEYAIGTGRWRALPFAVNVLTHSRQRYRRNLRFYADEPRLQVGGPTWHWVREGMLAGDEVLANVEKDTAPTLLLQAEEERVVDNLMHDRYCELRAAAGHPCEGGKPLVIEGAYHEILFEKDAMRSVALNAIVEFFNRHT